One genomic region from Skermania piniformis encodes:
- the corA gene encoding magnesium/cobalt transporter CorA — MNAAVIDCAVYLDGVRVAGTFTPCEAVARVREQGEGFVWVGLWHPDEQQMNEVAQCFGLHPLAVEDAVQAHQRPKLDRYDDLCFLVLRTVHYVEHDMHTVSEIVETGEIMIFVGPEFVVTVRHGEFSGLRGVRDRLELRPEVLAVGPFAVLHAIADHVVDSYIEVADHVEGDVDAMEEEVFDPRTLVAVAPIYQLKREVVEFRRAVLPLATALQELIQPGIAPKEVRRYLRDVVDHQTSVADRIAEFDESLSALIGAAQAMVSLRQNTDMRKISAWVAIAAVPTAIAGCYGMNFDNMPELHWHYGYFLALGVMLSACVGLFVTFRHNNWL; from the coding sequence CTGAACGCAGCCGTGATCGACTGTGCGGTCTATCTCGACGGGGTCCGGGTCGCCGGGACGTTCACGCCCTGCGAGGCGGTGGCGCGGGTCCGGGAGCAGGGCGAAGGCTTCGTCTGGGTCGGGCTGTGGCATCCGGACGAGCAGCAGATGAACGAGGTCGCGCAATGCTTCGGGCTGCATCCGCTCGCGGTCGAGGATGCGGTGCAGGCCCACCAACGGCCCAAACTGGATCGCTACGACGATCTGTGCTTTCTGGTACTCCGCACCGTGCATTACGTCGAGCACGACATGCACACGGTGAGTGAGATCGTGGAGACCGGGGAGATCATGATCTTTGTCGGGCCGGAGTTCGTGGTCACCGTGCGACACGGCGAATTCTCCGGCCTCCGTGGGGTGCGCGATCGGCTCGAGCTGCGTCCGGAGGTGCTTGCGGTCGGTCCGTTCGCGGTACTGCACGCGATCGCCGATCATGTGGTGGACAGCTACATCGAGGTCGCCGATCACGTCGAGGGAGACGTCGACGCGATGGAGGAAGAGGTGTTCGACCCGCGCACGCTGGTCGCGGTCGCGCCGATCTACCAGCTCAAGCGGGAGGTCGTCGAGTTTCGTCGCGCCGTCCTGCCGCTCGCCACCGCATTGCAGGAGCTCATCCAGCCCGGGATTGCGCCGAAAGAGGTGCGGCGCTATCTGCGCGACGTGGTGGATCACCAGACCTCGGTCGCCGACCGGATCGCGGAGTTCGACGAATCGCTCAGCGCCCTGATCGGAGCCGCTCAAGCGATGGTGTCGTTACGGCAGAACACCGACATGCGCAAGATCTCCGCCTGGGTCGCGATCGCGGCGGTACCGACCGCGATCGCCGGGTGCTACGGCATGAACTTCGACAATATGCCGGAACTTCACTGGCATTATGGCTATTTCCTGGCGTTGGGGGTCATGCTCAGCGCCTGTGTCGGGCTGTTCGTCACTTTCCGGCACAACAACTGGCTCTGA
- a CDS encoding TetR/AcrR family transcriptional regulator gives MSAPIARRYGGRPVADRRADRRNRFIDAGLQVFADNGYAHSSVSDVCAAAGLSRRQFYEAFEDREALLVAVDDRIQSDARAAVLAAVIGPPMSRPRAVAERILTAYVGALGPDARRAQVSFVETVGVSPAVEEHRRARRAAWAQTFEIAVRATLGSEVRPVGGYPMAATALIGTVHALVYEWLRSEERPPITDLVDVLATVSSALLPTK, from the coding sequence GTGAGTGCGCCGATTGCGCGCCGCTACGGCGGCCGGCCGGTTGCGGATCGTCGCGCCGATCGCCGCAACCGGTTCATCGATGCCGGTCTGCAGGTCTTTGCCGACAACGGATACGCGCACAGCTCGGTCTCCGATGTCTGTGCCGCGGCGGGGTTGTCCCGACGGCAGTTCTACGAGGCGTTCGAAGACCGGGAGGCGTTGCTCGTCGCGGTCGACGACCGGATCCAAAGTGATGCCCGAGCCGCCGTACTCGCGGCGGTGATCGGTCCGCCGATGAGCCGGCCGCGCGCGGTCGCGGAGCGGATCCTGACCGCCTACGTCGGCGCGCTCGGGCCGGATGCCCGGCGGGCCCAGGTGTCGTTCGTCGAGACGGTCGGTGTCAGTCCTGCCGTCGAGGAACACCGGCGAGCGCGTCGGGCGGCCTGGGCCCAGACGTTCGAGATCGCGGTCCGGGCCACCCTGGGTTCCGAGGTACGGCCGGTCGGCGGCTACCCGATGGCGGCGACCGCGTTGATCGGCACCGTGCATGCCTTGGTGTACGAATGGCTACGCAGCGAGGAGCGGCCGCCGATCACCGATCTTGTGGACGTGCTGGCGACGGTATCGTCGGCGCTGTTGCCGACGAAGTGA
- a CDS encoding DUF4032 domain-containing protein — protein sequence MRLRTPAPGLLTLPWDRPLADWTAPQVPLRELPVGPHRHPVRFVDSDDRLWAVKELPRHLAEREYRVLRRLEEFRLPAARPAGIVLPGGRDAILITRYLDATWQYRRVFLNLPPDQPAQRARLLDAMVTLLVELHRHGVFWGDCSLANTLFSRDGQLLQAWFVDAETSEVHPSLSDGQRRHDLDILIENVAMGLLDLAARLDRLALSSALIAEAQGIADRYHALWDLIHAEPTFAFTDRYRVEGTVHRLNDLGFTVDEVDLTPRPDGRLRLSIRVGERNYHAQLLRQLTGLDVGAGQAAILLGDFRSYRAANRPEIADHEPDLDLAARWVLQVLNPGMARAHAAVGRVGEPLQAYCDLLEVRWLLSERAGRDVGDAAALAELGGAAPTDSAARLSIGELPSTEPD from the coding sequence ATCCGGCTCCGCACGCCGGCGCCCGGGCTGCTCACCCTGCCGTGGGACCGCCCGCTGGCCGACTGGACCGCGCCGCAGGTCCCGTTGCGCGAACTGCCCGTCGGCCCGCACCGGCACCCGGTCCGATTCGTCGACTCCGACGACCGGCTGTGGGCGGTCAAGGAACTGCCGCGACACCTGGCCGAACGCGAGTATCGGGTATTGCGCCGACTCGAAGAATTTCGGCTGCCCGCCGCGCGGCCGGCCGGGATCGTGCTCCCCGGCGGCCGGGACGCCATCCTGATCACTCGCTACCTGGACGCCACGTGGCAGTACCGACGGGTGTTCCTGAACCTGCCGCCCGACCAGCCGGCACAACGAGCTCGACTGCTCGACGCCATGGTCACGTTGTTGGTCGAGCTGCACCGCCACGGCGTGTTCTGGGGTGACTGCTCGTTGGCCAACACCCTGTTCTCCCGCGACGGGCAACTGCTGCAGGCGTGGTTCGTCGACGCCGAGACCAGCGAGGTACACCCGTCGCTGAGCGACGGGCAGCGACGCCATGACCTGGACATCCTGATCGAGAACGTGGCGATGGGCCTGCTCGACCTGGCCGCGCGGTTGGACCGACTGGCGCTGAGCTCGGCGTTGATCGCCGAGGCCCAGGGCATCGCCGATCGCTATCACGCACTATGGGACCTGATCCACGCCGAACCGACCTTTGCCTTCACCGACCGGTACCGCGTGGAAGGTACCGTCCATCGGCTCAACGATCTCGGCTTCACCGTCGACGAGGTGGACCTCACCCCACGGCCGGACGGCCGGTTGCGGTTGTCGATTCGGGTCGGCGAACGGAACTATCACGCGCAGTTGCTGCGACAGCTCACCGGCCTGGACGTCGGGGCCGGTCAGGCCGCCATTCTGCTGGGCGACTTCCGGTCGTACCGAGCCGCGAACCGACCGGAGATCGCCGACCACGAACCCGATCTCGACCTGGCCGCCCGGTGGGTGCTCCAGGTGCTGAATCCGGGCATGGCCCGCGCGCACGCCGCCGTCGGACGGGTGGGCGAGCCGCTCCAGGCCTACTGCGACCTGCTGGAAGTCCGATGGCTGCTCAGCGAGCGGGCCGGCCGTGATGTGGGCGACGCGGCCGCGCTGGCGGAACTGGGCGGCGCGGCGCCGACCGACTCGGCCGCCCGGCTGAGTATCGGCGAACTGCCCAGCACCGAGCCAGACTGA
- a CDS encoding histidine kinase: MIPVIVATVSAVVVLAVAGWVWTRSRRTLTTPAERAVHEALRMAAAAADPLRAGLDERSAGAAAPQLRRLIGAAGVAIADPDGTVLAWSGGGRELGAAFQAAAAQAAGTGPAVDRRVLVVRKPGPGALIVQPLLADASGSLGVLGVVTDVSPGPGLLGVVQQVADYVCGQLELAELDASRTRLDRAEIRMLRAQISPHFIYNALTTIASFVRTDPSRARELILEFADFTRYSFRTAGEFTVLADELRNIDRYLALERARFGAALRVRVQVAPETLSVVLPFLALQPLVENAVRHGLAGRASGTVTILAADEGADCVLSIEDDGVGMDPALLRSGEIDAVDSSGPTSTGELAHVGLANVDDRMRAAFGDEYGLVVETALGAGTKVIMRVPKFRPGVRT, encoded by the coding sequence CTGATACCTGTGATCGTCGCCACAGTGTCGGCTGTCGTCGTGCTCGCGGTCGCGGGATGGGTGTGGACGCGGTCTCGGCGTACGCTGACCACCCCGGCCGAGCGGGCCGTCCACGAGGCCCTGCGGATGGCCGCGGCCGCGGCAGACCCGCTGCGAGCCGGCTTGGACGAGCGGTCCGCCGGGGCCGCCGCCCCACAATTGCGTCGACTGATCGGCGCGGCCGGGGTGGCGATTGCCGACCCGGACGGGACGGTTCTGGCGTGGTCCGGGGGCGGCCGTGAGCTCGGTGCGGCGTTTCAGGCCGCCGCCGCGCAGGCGGCGGGGACCGGTCCGGCCGTGGACCGGCGGGTGCTCGTCGTCCGAAAACCGGGACCCGGCGCGCTGATCGTCCAGCCGCTGCTCGCGGACGCCTCCGGGTCGCTCGGCGTGCTCGGCGTCGTCACCGACGTATCGCCTGGGCCGGGGCTGCTCGGTGTGGTTCAGCAGGTTGCCGACTACGTCTGCGGTCAGCTGGAACTCGCTGAGCTGGACGCGTCCCGCACCCGGCTGGACCGCGCGGAGATCCGGATGCTCCGGGCGCAGATCAGCCCACACTTCATCTACAACGCGCTGACCACGATCGCCTCGTTCGTCCGCACCGACCCGAGCCGCGCCCGCGAACTCATCCTGGAGTTCGCCGACTTCACCCGGTACTCGTTTCGGACTGCCGGCGAGTTCACCGTGCTGGCCGACGAGCTGCGCAACATCGATCGTTACCTCGCCTTGGAACGGGCCAGATTCGGTGCGGCGCTGCGGGTTCGGGTGCAGGTAGCGCCGGAGACACTGAGCGTGGTGTTGCCGTTTCTCGCGCTGCAGCCGTTGGTGGAGAACGCGGTTCGGCACGGCCTGGCCGGTCGAGCGAGCGGTACGGTAACCATCCTGGCGGCCGACGAGGGCGCGGACTGTGTCCTCAGCATCGAAGACGACGGGGTCGGGATGGATCCGGCGCTGCTGCGGTCGGGCGAGATCGATGCGGTCGACAGCTCCGGTCCGACGAGTACCGGCGAACTGGCGCACGTCGGCCTGGCGAACGTGGACGATCGGATGCGGGCCGCGTTCGGTGACGAGTACGGCCTGGTCGTCGAGACCGCGCTGGGCGCAGGGACGAAGGTGATCATGCGGGTGCCCAAGTTCCGGCCGGGGGTACGGACATGA
- a CDS encoding LytR/AlgR family response regulator transcription factor: MTGPRLVVLAVDDEPPALDELVYLLRGQEQVERVVAASDAAQTLRVLAAEPVDAVFLDINMPGMNGMELAGVLAGFAVPPAVVFVTAHDDRAVAAFDVGAVDYLLKPVREARLAAAVRRIASTRGDPGTSPAPATVIPVELGGVTTLVPRASVGWVEAEGDYSRLHATGGAHLVRIPISALEARWAEVGFQRVHRSYLVSLAFVTGTRSLGNGVVVCLRSNGREPAAELPVSRRHARALRQRWLRPGGTAG; the protein is encoded by the coding sequence ATGACCGGGCCGCGGCTGGTCGTGCTGGCGGTGGACGACGAGCCGCCGGCGCTGGACGAACTGGTCTATCTGCTCCGCGGCCAAGAGCAGGTCGAGCGGGTGGTCGCGGCGAGCGACGCGGCGCAGACGCTGCGCGTGCTGGCTGCCGAACCGGTCGACGCGGTGTTTCTCGACATCAACATGCCCGGGATGAACGGGATGGAACTCGCCGGGGTGCTGGCCGGTTTCGCCGTCCCGCCGGCCGTGGTGTTCGTCACCGCGCACGACGATCGGGCGGTGGCCGCGTTCGATGTCGGTGCGGTGGATTACCTGCTGAAACCGGTCCGGGAGGCGAGGCTGGCCGCCGCGGTGCGGCGGATCGCGAGTACGCGCGGCGACCCGGGGACGTCGCCGGCTCCGGCGACGGTGATTCCGGTGGAGCTGGGCGGGGTGACGACCCTGGTCCCGCGGGCGAGCGTGGGTTGGGTGGAGGCCGAAGGCGACTATTCACGGCTGCACGCGACCGGCGGCGCGCACCTGGTTCGGATCCCGATCTCGGCGCTGGAGGCGCGGTGGGCGGAGGTCGGGTTCCAGCGGGTGCACCGGTCCTACCTGGTCTCGCTCGCGTTCGTCACCGGCACCCGCTCGCTGGGCAACGGGGTCGTGGTCTGTCTGCGGTCGAACGGTCGGGAACCGGCCGCCGAGCTGCCGGTGAGTCGTCGGCACGCCCGAGCGCTGCGCCAGCGATGGCTGCGGCCCGGGGGGACAGCCGGATGA
- a CDS encoding cation acetate symporter, translated as MTGSAPLTVSALVAVAVTTVVIGAYGVRLSRTTSDFLVASRSVGARWNAAAIAGEYLSAASFLGVAGLIAKFGADALWFPVGFTAGYLGLLLFVAAPLRRSGAYTVPDFAEFRLGSTRLRGVTTAIVVLICLLYLVPQYQGAGLTLAIVLGAPTWVGAVAVAAIVTANVVGGGMRSITFVQGFQFWLKLTAIAVPAVVLAGAFVADQRTLGDPAPPVLAERTTVDIRTDVVVQVATTQPVVVDGVASTLVAGRHEFAAGTTVVFEAGAVTPVVDGAPGSDADWLRPGNGFGGGHPTYQVYSLIVALFLGTMGLPHVLVRFYTNPEGQAARATALAVIGLVGLFYLFPIGLGVLARSYLPQLMITGTSDAAVLLLPGAAFGGVVGRLLAALVAAGALAAFLSTSSGLLVTAAAVLSTDLLPGRVRDFRVAAVIGGSVPVALSLSVDSLDVSRTVGLVFAVAASTLCPLLLLGIWWRGLTVTGAAAGLVVGGGSAAAATTVAALGGPSDLVAGGWPAAILGYPAAVTVPLSFGVMVLVSRFDRRRVPLDVVRTFARMHAPERIGMGVDRLARIDRSSQRNDRSSHARRRRM; from the coding sequence GTGACCGGGTCCGCGCCGCTGACGGTATCGGCACTGGTCGCGGTGGCCGTGACGACCGTGGTGATCGGTGCCTACGGTGTCCGGTTGTCCCGTACCACCTCCGACTTCCTGGTCGCCTCACGCAGCGTGGGCGCGCGGTGGAACGCGGCCGCGATCGCCGGGGAGTACCTGTCGGCGGCGTCGTTCCTCGGTGTCGCCGGCCTGATCGCGAAGTTCGGCGCGGACGCGTTGTGGTTTCCGGTCGGATTCACCGCCGGCTATCTCGGTCTGTTGTTGTTCGTCGCCGCCCCACTGCGCCGCTCGGGCGCCTATACGGTGCCCGATTTCGCCGAGTTCCGGCTCGGTTCGACTCGATTGCGTGGGGTCACGACGGCAATCGTGGTGCTGATCTGTCTGCTGTACCTGGTGCCGCAGTACCAGGGCGCCGGCCTGACCCTGGCCATCGTGCTCGGCGCGCCGACCTGGGTCGGTGCGGTAGCGGTCGCGGCGATCGTGACGGCGAACGTGGTCGGCGGCGGGATGCGGTCCATCACGTTCGTTCAGGGGTTCCAGTTCTGGCTCAAACTGACCGCGATCGCCGTGCCGGCCGTGGTCCTGGCCGGTGCCTTCGTCGCCGATCAGCGCACGCTCGGCGATCCGGCACCCCCGGTGCTCGCCGAACGGACCACGGTCGACATCCGGACCGACGTGGTGGTGCAGGTCGCGACGACCCAGCCGGTGGTCGTGGACGGGGTGGCGAGCACGCTGGTCGCCGGTCGGCACGAGTTCGCGGCCGGCACGACCGTGGTGTTCGAGGCCGGTGCGGTGACGCCGGTGGTGGACGGGGCGCCCGGCAGCGACGCCGACTGGTTGCGCCCGGGTAACGGGTTCGGCGGCGGGCATCCCACGTATCAGGTGTATTCGCTGATCGTGGCGCTGTTCCTGGGCACGATGGGGTTGCCACACGTGCTGGTGCGGTTCTACACCAACCCGGAGGGCCAGGCGGCGCGGGCGACCGCGCTGGCGGTGATCGGGCTGGTCGGGCTGTTCTACCTGTTTCCGATCGGGTTGGGGGTGCTGGCCCGCAGCTATCTGCCACAGCTGATGATCACCGGCACGTCGGATGCGGCGGTCCTGCTCCTGCCCGGCGCGGCGTTCGGTGGGGTGGTCGGCCGGCTCCTCGCCGCGTTGGTTGCCGCCGGTGCGCTGGCAGCGTTCCTGTCCACCTCGTCCGGGCTCCTGGTCACCGCGGCAGCGGTGTTGAGCACCGATCTGTTGCCGGGCCGGGTGCGCGATTTCCGGGTTGCGGCGGTCATCGGTGGGTCGGTCCCGGTGGCGCTGAGCTTGTCGGTCGATTCGCTGGATGTTTCGCGGACGGTCGGTCTGGTCTTCGCGGTCGCCGCGTCCACGTTGTGTCCGTTGCTGTTGCTGGGCATCTGGTGGCGCGGGCTGACCGTCACCGGCGCGGCCGCCGGTCTGGTCGTGGGCGGTGGCAGCGCGGCGGCGGCGACGACGGTGGCGGCCCTGGGTGGGCCGAGCGACCTGGTCGCGGGCGGCTGGCCGGCGGCGATCCTCGGCTACCCGGCCGCGGTGACCGTGCCGCTCTCGTTCGGCGTGATGGTGCTGGTCAGCCGGTTCGACCGGCGCCGCGTACCGCTCGACGTGGTGCGGACGTTCGCCCGGATGCACGCACCGGAACGGATCGGGATGGGCGTCGACCGGCTGGCCCGGATCGACCGCTCGTCGCAGCGAAATGACCGCTCGTCGCACGCCCGGCGGCGACGTATGTGA
- a CDS encoding DUF485 domain-containing protein, with protein sequence MTTTDEPHSSPDVRLGPDGADYLRVQAEPEFQELRRRLRRFVFPVTAFFLTWYFVYVLLGAYAHDFMATKVFGNINVGLLLGLAQFLTTFAITGLYVWYAGRRLDPLAADLRAEMAGRS encoded by the coding sequence ATGACCACCACCGACGAACCCCATTCATCACCGGATGTCCGGCTCGGCCCGGACGGTGCCGACTACCTGCGGGTTCAGGCCGAACCCGAATTCCAGGAGCTGCGTCGCCGGCTCCGTCGCTTCGTCTTCCCGGTGACGGCGTTTTTCCTGACCTGGTACTTCGTCTACGTCTTGCTCGGCGCGTACGCGCACGACTTCATGGCGACCAAGGTGTTCGGCAACATCAACGTCGGTCTGTTGCTCGGCCTCGCACAGTTCCTCACCACGTTCGCGATCACCGGACTCTATGTCTGGTACGCCGGGCGGCGGCTCGATCCGCTCGCCGCCGACCTGCGTGCGGAAATGGCGGGACGGTCATGA
- a CDS encoding solute symporter family protein, translating into MNPTLLAAEAVGNPAANIAIFGAFVAVTMVVVIRASRRNATASEFFTAGGGFSGPQNGVAIAGDYLSAASFLGIAGAIAVYGYDGFLYSIGFLVAWLVALLLVAELLRNTGKFTMADVLSFRLKERPVRTAAALSTLTVSLFYLLAQMAGAGGLVALLLNISNRAGQSVVIAVVGLLMIVYVLVGGMKGTTWVQIIKAVLLITGAAFMTVLVLAKFGFNLSEILGAAQNAVSDSTSTTVAARDVLAPGAQYGGSDTARLNFVSLAIALVLGTAGLPHVLMRFYTVPTAKEARRSVVWAIALIGAFYLFTLVLGYGAAAIVGPDKILASAGGQNSAAPLLAFELGGVVLLGVISAVAFATILAVVAGLTITASASFAHDIYASVIKRGAASGADQVRVSRITAVVIGVLAIGLGILANGQNIAFLVALAFAVAAAANLPTIVYSLFWRRFNTAGALASMYGGLISTIVLIVFSPAVSGAKTSMIPSADFDWFPLSNPGIVSIPLGFVLGIVGTLLSSDRGDPARNAEMEVRSLTGVGVEKAVTH; encoded by the coding sequence ATGAACCCGACGCTGCTCGCTGCCGAGGCGGTCGGTAATCCGGCTGCCAACATCGCCATCTTCGGGGCTTTCGTCGCCGTCACCATGGTCGTGGTGATCCGGGCCAGTCGGCGCAACGCCACCGCGTCGGAGTTCTTCACCGCCGGGGGTGGCTTCTCCGGCCCCCAGAACGGGGTGGCGATCGCCGGCGACTACCTGTCCGCGGCCAGCTTCCTCGGGATCGCCGGCGCGATCGCGGTGTACGGCTACGACGGATTCCTCTACTCGATCGGCTTCCTGGTGGCCTGGCTGGTCGCGTTGTTGCTGGTCGCCGAGCTGTTGCGGAACACCGGCAAGTTCACCATGGCCGACGTGCTCAGCTTCCGGCTGAAGGAACGTCCGGTCCGCACCGCAGCGGCGTTGTCCACGCTGACGGTATCGCTGTTCTATCTGCTTGCCCAGATGGCCGGCGCCGGCGGACTGGTAGCGCTGCTGCTCAACATCAGCAACCGGGCCGGGCAGTCGGTGGTGATCGCGGTGGTCGGCCTGTTGATGATCGTCTACGTGCTGGTCGGCGGGATGAAAGGCACCACCTGGGTGCAGATCATCAAGGCGGTGTTGCTGATCACCGGTGCGGCGTTCATGACCGTCCTGGTGTTGGCGAAGTTCGGCTTCAACCTGTCGGAGATCCTCGGTGCGGCGCAGAACGCGGTGTCCGATTCGACCAGCACGACGGTCGCGGCCCGGGACGTCCTCGCGCCCGGCGCCCAGTACGGCGGCAGCGACACCGCTCGGTTGAACTTCGTCTCCCTGGCGATCGCCTTGGTGCTCGGCACGGCCGGCCTGCCGCACGTGCTGATGCGGTTCTACACCGTGCCGACCGCCAAGGAGGCCCGCCGCTCGGTGGTCTGGGCGATCGCACTGATCGGCGCGTTCTACCTGTTCACTCTGGTGCTCGGGTACGGCGCGGCAGCGATCGTCGGTCCGGACAAGATCCTCGCCTCGGCCGGCGGGCAGAACTCGGCCGCTCCCTTGCTGGCGTTCGAGCTCGGTGGCGTGGTGCTGCTGGGGGTGATCTCGGCGGTCGCGTTCGCGACTATCCTTGCCGTTGTGGCCGGGCTCACGATCACCGCGTCGGCGTCGTTCGCGCACGACATCTACGCCAGCGTGATCAAGCGTGGCGCAGCGAGCGGTGCCGACCAGGTCCGGGTGTCTCGGATCACCGCGGTCGTGATCGGCGTGCTCGCGATCGGACTCGGCATCCTGGCCAACGGACAGAACATCGCGTTCTTGGTAGCGCTGGCCTTCGCGGTCGCCGCGGCGGCCAACCTGCCGACCATCGTGTACTCGCTGTTCTGGCGTCGGTTCAACACCGCGGGCGCGCTGGCCAGCATGTACGGCGGGCTGATCTCGACCATCGTGCTCATCGTCTTCTCGCCCGCGGTGTCCGGCGCCAAGACGTCGATGATTCCGAGCGCGGACTTCGACTGGTTCCCGTTGTCCAACCCGGGCATCGTGTCCATTCCGCTCGGATTCGTTCTCGGCATCGTCGGCACGCTGCTGTCGTCGGACCGCGGCGACCCGGCGCGCAACGCCGAGATGGAAGTCCGTTCGTTGACCGGCGTCGGCGTCGAAAAAGCCGTCACCCACTGA
- the acs gene encoding acetate--CoA ligase, with amino-acid sequence MSTPTEPVTDAYPPSAEFAAQANGGAALYEAAAADREAFWAEQARRLSWDTPWEQVLDWSGAPVAKWFVGGKLNVAVNCVDRHVAAGFGDQVAIHWIGEPGDTRDITYADLLAEVSRAANYFTSLGLVAGDRVAIYLPMVPEAIVAMLACARLGLTHSVVFAGFSPTALRSRVDDARARLVITADGQWRRGKPAGLKSAVDEALAMPGDGELSVEQVLVVRRTGQDVPWTAGRDVWWHETVAEQSPEHTAMGMDAEHPLFILYTSGTTGKPKGIVHTTGGYLTQAAYTHHYVFDHKPGVDVYWCTADIGWVTGHSYIVYGPLANRATQIVYEGTPNYPDEHRHFEIIADRRVSIYYTAPTMVRTFMKWGAEIPAAHDLSSIRLLGSVGEPINPEAWRWYRTNIGGDRAPIVDTWWQTETGAIMMSPLPGLTAAKPGAAMGPLPGIAAQVVDEDGHDLADGDGEAVGYLVLDQPWPAMLRGIWGDPQRYQETYWDRYAEQGWYFAGDGARIDADGAYWVLGRVDDVMNVSGHRISTAEVESALVGHSGVAEAAVVGASDATTGQGIVAFVILTADAADADPATVVQELKAEVSKEISPIARPRDIHIVPELPKTRSGKIMRRLLRDVAEGRELGDTSTLVDPAVFDAIRAQA; translated from the coding sequence ATGTCGACCCCGACCGAACCGGTCACCGATGCCTACCCCCCTTCGGCCGAGTTCGCCGCGCAGGCCAATGGTGGGGCGGCGCTGTACGAGGCCGCGGCGGCGGATCGCGAGGCCTTCTGGGCCGAGCAGGCGCGCCGGCTCAGCTGGGACACCCCGTGGGAGCAGGTGCTGGACTGGTCCGGCGCGCCGGTGGCGAAATGGTTCGTCGGCGGAAAGCTCAACGTGGCAGTCAACTGTGTCGACCGGCATGTCGCCGCCGGGTTCGGCGATCAGGTGGCGATCCACTGGATCGGCGAGCCCGGCGACACCCGCGATATCACCTATGCCGATCTGCTCGCCGAGGTGTCGCGAGCCGCGAACTATTTCACCTCGTTGGGGTTGGTCGCCGGTGATCGGGTCGCGATCTATCTACCGATGGTGCCCGAGGCGATCGTGGCGATGTTGGCCTGCGCTCGGCTCGGCCTGACCCACAGCGTGGTGTTCGCCGGGTTCTCGCCGACGGCGTTGCGTTCGCGCGTCGACGATGCCCGGGCCCGGCTGGTGATCACCGCGGACGGCCAGTGGCGGCGGGGCAAGCCGGCCGGCCTGAAGTCGGCGGTGGACGAGGCGCTGGCGATGCCGGGCGACGGCGAGCTGTCGGTGGAGCAGGTGCTGGTGGTCCGGCGGACCGGGCAGGATGTGCCGTGGACCGCCGGTCGCGACGTGTGGTGGCACGAGACGGTCGCCGAACAGTCGCCGGAGCACACGGCGATGGGCATGGATGCCGAGCATCCGTTGTTCATCCTCTACACCTCCGGCACCACCGGGAAACCGAAGGGGATCGTGCACACGACCGGGGGGTACCTGACCCAGGCGGCCTACACCCACCACTACGTGTTCGACCACAAGCCGGGCGTGGATGTCTACTGGTGTACCGCCGACATCGGGTGGGTGACCGGGCATAGCTACATCGTCTACGGGCCGCTGGCCAACCGGGCCACGCAGATCGTGTACGAGGGGACGCCGAATTACCCGGACGAGCACCGGCACTTCGAGATCATCGCCGACCGCCGGGTCAGCATCTACTACACCGCCCCGACGATGGTCCGCACGTTCATGAAGTGGGGCGCGGAGATCCCGGCCGCACACGACCTGTCCAGCATCCGGCTGCTCGGATCGGTGGGCGAGCCGATCAACCCCGAGGCGTGGCGCTGGTACCGGACGAATATCGGCGGCGACCGCGCGCCGATCGTGGACACCTGGTGGCAGACCGAGACGGGCGCGATCATGATGTCGCCGTTGCCCGGTCTGACCGCAGCCAAGCCGGGCGCAGCGATGGGTCCCCTACCGGGGATCGCTGCGCAGGTGGTGGACGAGGACGGACACGATCTGGCCGACGGCGACGGCGAGGCCGTCGGCTACCTGGTCCTCGATCAGCCGTGGCCGGCCATGCTGCGCGGCATCTGGGGTGACCCGCAGCGGTATCAGGAGACCTACTGGGACCGCTACGCCGAGCAGGGCTGGTATTTCGCCGGTGACGGCGCCCGGATCGACGCCGACGGTGCGTACTGGGTGCTCGGCCGGGTGGACGACGTGATGAACGTATCCGGGCACCGGATCTCCACCGCCGAGGTGGAATCGGCGCTGGTCGGGCATTCCGGGGTCGCCGAGGCCGCCGTGGTCGGGGCGAGCGACGCGACCACCGGGCAAGGGATCGTCGCGTTCGTCATCCTGACCGCGGATGCGGCCGACGCAGACCCGGCGACGGTCGTGCAGGAATTGAAGGCGGAGGTGTCGAAGGAGATCTCGCCGATTGCCCGGCCGCGCGACATCCACATCGTGCCGGAACTCCCGAAGACTCGCTCCGGCAAGATCATGCGGCGGCTGCTGCGTGATGTCGCCGAGGGCCGCGAGCTCGGCGATACCAGCACACTGGTCGATCCGGCCGTGTTCGACGCCATACGCGCACAAGCCTGA